In one window of Prevotella sp. E13-17 DNA:
- a CDS encoding F0F1 ATP synthase subunit epsilon, which yields MLQLKIVSPERIEFEGDVVSVLVPGMLGQFEILVNHAPIISSLDKGRVVYILPEGEKRALEIRGGFVEVQKNVVSLCIELNEA from the coding sequence ATGTTGCAGCTTAAGATAGTTTCTCCCGAAAGAATAGAGTTTGAAGGCGATGTTGTAAGTGTACTCGTACCTGGAATGCTTGGACAATTTGAGATTCTGGTCAATCACGCACCAATCATCTCTTCACTCGATAAGGGTAGGGTGGTTTATATACTACCAGAGGGCGAGAAGAGAGCGCTCGAAATTCGTGGAGGTTTTGTCGAAGTGCAGAAAAATGTTGTCAGCCTCTGTATAGAATTGAACGAAGCATGA